The following proteins are co-located in the Candidatus Nanopelagicales bacterium genome:
- a CDS encoding 2-oxoacid:acceptor oxidoreductase family protein: protein MFQVRVHGRGGQGVVTAAELLSVAAFKGGRFAQAFPNFGSERTGAPVVSYCRISDKPIRIREPIIVPDALVIQDVTLLHSVDLLSGFPQEGYVIVNTNKSFEDLGLGEFAAAHDPERLVTVSATEIAMRHVGRPLPNAVLLGGLAAMIREVSLEDVVEAISERFREDVARANEAGAREAYDHVSSKRKDRAHASTD, encoded by the coding sequence GTGTTCCAGGTCAGGGTCCACGGTCGAGGTGGTCAGGGTGTAGTGACCGCCGCGGAGCTGCTATCGGTTGCCGCGTTCAAGGGCGGGCGGTTCGCCCAGGCGTTCCCGAACTTCGGTTCGGAGCGCACGGGGGCGCCAGTGGTGTCGTACTGCAGGATCAGCGACAAGCCCATCAGGATCCGGGAGCCGATTATTGTGCCTGACGCCCTGGTGATCCAAGACGTCACACTGCTGCATTCGGTGGACCTTCTGTCGGGCTTTCCCCAGGAGGGCTACGTGATCGTCAACACGAACAAGTCGTTCGAAGACCTGGGTCTTGGGGAGTTCGCGGCCGCTCATGATCCCGAGCGGCTGGTCACCGTGTCGGCGACGGAGATCGCCATGAGGCACGTAGGCAGGCCCCTGCCGAACGCGGTTCTCCTCGGCGGGTTGGCCGCCATGATTCGGGAAGTCTCGCTGGAGGATGTAGTCGAGGCGATCAGCGAGCGATTCCGGGAGGATGTCGCCAGGGCGAATGAGGCCGGAGCTCGCGAGGCCTATGACCATGTCAGCTCGAAGCGAAAGGACCGGGCGCATGCGTCGACAGATTGA
- a CDS encoding alpha-amylase family glycosyl hydrolase: protein MAWADDVIWWQVYPLGFTGAHPGGAIGRTLRYLEPWLDYAIELGCSGLALGPVFESESHGYDTIDHFRIDPRLGAQEDFDSLVTAAHDRGMRVLLDGVFNHVGRGHAQFQAALEAGPESEAARWFRLQRREPEPVYEAFEGHEDLINLNHSEPSVADYVSRVMEYWLDRGADGWRLDAAYAVPVQFWQTVTGRVRDRRPEAWFLAEVLHGDYAEFAAESGVDSVTQYELWKATWSSLNDVNFFELAWAIERHDGFAEQFLPLTFVGNHDVTRLASVLNDPRHIGHALAILFTIAGIPSVYYGDEQAFQGVKEERFGGDDAVRPEFPASAEDLAPFGWPTYRLHQELIALRRRHRWLTCCSTTQLHLTNAAFAYRSTARDGDGSLTVLLNLSDDPVRFPVDLGGTRTEAESGRADDPALVDGHGWRILVEAP, encoded by the coding sequence GTGGCCTGGGCAGACGACGTGATCTGGTGGCAGGTGTACCCGCTCGGCTTCACGGGCGCCCATCCTGGCGGGGCCATCGGCCGGACTCTGCGCTATCTGGAGCCGTGGTTGGACTACGCCATCGAACTGGGCTGCTCCGGTCTGGCGCTGGGCCCAGTGTTCGAATCTGAGTCGCACGGGTACGACACGATCGACCATTTCCGAATCGATCCGAGGTTAGGCGCACAGGAGGACTTCGACAGCCTCGTCACCGCTGCTCACGACCGGGGGATGCGTGTCCTGCTCGACGGCGTGTTCAACCACGTCGGTCGTGGACATGCCCAATTCCAGGCGGCCCTCGAAGCCGGTCCCGAGTCGGAGGCGGCCCGCTGGTTCCGCCTCCAGCGAAGGGAACCCGAACCGGTGTACGAGGCGTTCGAGGGCCATGAGGACCTGATCAACCTGAACCACTCCGAGCCATCAGTCGCCGACTACGTCTCGCGCGTCATGGAGTACTGGCTCGACCGCGGAGCCGATGGCTGGCGACTCGATGCCGCCTACGCGGTCCCTGTCCAGTTCTGGCAGACCGTGACCGGCCGGGTCCGGGACAGGCGACCTGAGGCGTGGTTCTTGGCTGAAGTCCTTCACGGCGACTACGCGGAATTCGCTGCCGAGTCCGGCGTGGATTCGGTGACGCAATACGAGTTGTGGAAGGCGACGTGGAGCAGCCTCAACGACGTCAACTTCTTCGAGCTCGCCTGGGCGATTGAGCGCCACGACGGTTTCGCCGAGCAATTCCTGCCGCTCACGTTCGTCGGCAACCACGACGTCACCCGCCTGGCCAGCGTGCTGAACGATCCCCGGCACATAGGCCACGCCCTGGCGATACTGTTCACAATCGCCGGCATCCCATCGGTCTACTACGGCGACGAGCAGGCCTTCCAGGGCGTGAAGGAGGAGCGGTTCGGCGGCGACGATGCCGTCCGGCCCGAGTTCCCCGCCTCCGCGGAGGATCTCGCACCATTTGGCTGGCCGACCTACCGGCTGCACCAGGAACTGATCGCCCTAAGGCGGCGGCACCGCTGGCTGACCTGTTGCTCCACGACGCAGCTCCACCTGACGAACGCGGCCTTCGCCTACCGGTCCACCGCGCGCGACGGCGACGGCTCGTTGACTGTCCTGCTGAATCTGTCAGACGATCCCGTGCGCTTCCCGGTTGACCTGGGTGGCACCCGCACCGAGGCCGAGTCCGGTCGGGCGGACGACCCCGCACTCGTCGACGGGCACGGCTGGCGGATCCTGGTCGAGGCTCCGTGA
- the ilvC gene encoding ketol-acid reductoisomerase — translation MATLYYEDDVDLSVIQNRVVAILGFGSQGHAHALNLRDSGVDVRVGLQPGSRSGEKAEAAGLRVVDPATAVAEADVIMVLVPDPAQRGLYADAIAENLQSGDALFFAHGFNIRFGYIKPPADVDVCMVAPKGPGHLVRREYESGRGVPAIVAVEQDATGSAWPLTLSYAKALGALRAGGIETTFTEETETDLFGEQAVLCGGASQLVQYGFEVLVEAGYQPEVAYFECLHELKLIVDLMYEGGIAKQRWSISDTAEYGDYVSGPRVISEAVKQNMSAVLADIQSGKFAQRFIDDQDAGAPEFKALRARAEKHPIERTGRELRKLMAWVDTQDDDYVEGTAAR, via the coding sequence GTGGCAACCCTGTACTACGAAGACGACGTGGACCTGTCGGTCATCCAGAACCGCGTCGTGGCGATCCTCGGATTCGGTTCGCAGGGTCACGCTCACGCGCTCAACTTGCGTGATTCCGGCGTTGACGTCCGTGTTGGCTTGCAGCCGGGCTCCAGAAGCGGTGAGAAGGCAGAGGCAGCCGGACTTCGCGTCGTGGATCCGGCCACGGCCGTCGCTGAAGCCGACGTGATCATGGTGCTCGTGCCGGACCCCGCCCAGCGGGGCCTGTACGCCGACGCCATCGCGGAGAATCTGCAGTCCGGCGACGCGTTGTTCTTCGCGCACGGGTTCAACATCCGGTTCGGCTACATCAAGCCGCCCGCCGATGTGGACGTGTGCATGGTCGCACCGAAGGGCCCTGGCCACCTAGTGCGCCGGGAGTATGAGTCAGGCCGCGGCGTTCCGGCCATCGTCGCCGTCGAGCAGGACGCGACGGGCAGCGCCTGGCCGCTGACGCTTTCGTACGCGAAGGCCCTCGGCGCTTTGCGCGCGGGTGGCATCGAGACGACGTTCACTGAGGAGACCGAGACCGACCTGTTCGGTGAGCAGGCGGTCCTGTGTGGGGGAGCGTCGCAGCTCGTGCAGTACGGATTCGAAGTGCTCGTCGAGGCTGGCTACCAGCCCGAGGTCGCCTACTTCGAGTGCCTTCATGAGCTGAAGCTGATCGTGGATCTGATGTATGAAGGCGGCATCGCCAAGCAGCGCTGGAGCATTTCTGACACCGCCGAGTACGGCGACTACGTCAGCGGCCCTCGGGTCATCAGCGAAGCGGTGAAGCAGAACATGTCGGCGGTGCTGGCTGACATTCAGTCTGGCAAGTTCGCTCAACGGTTCATCGACGACCAGGATGCCGGTGCGCCTGAGTTCAAGGCTCTGCGTGCGAGGGCCGAGAAGCACCCGATCGAGAGGACCGGGCGCGAGCTGCGCAAGCTGATGGCCTGGGTGGATACCCAGGACGACGACTACGTCGAAGGCACCGCCGCGCGCTAG
- a CDS encoding MMPL family transporter: MTRRLYFIGRWSAQHAKLVLAMWIIALVALSGANMAVPQSGRQEFSLEGTDSATALTLMSRAFPGVASDASPVAISADMSLASGDGKQILDNVSKSVTRIHGVVSVTGPAEQPSLLSDDKKTAILNVTVNDRYIGQPDKAREILDTATKEAQAISPTAKVAMGGILGEAISSTDTKKSEILGLIAAVIVLLIALRRPEAAFIPIVNAIFAVGCGLAIVSLLGRIVLIPNVAATLGTMIGLGVGIDYALFLVTRHRVMLLKGFEVADSAGRTAGTAGAGMVFAGSTLILAVCGLSLTGISFLAWLGYSAAIVVAVAVAASLTLVPAIFGLLGKRVLRKKQIHAIHEGDTHLDEGSWARIADSVTSRPWRYAVTATVVLLILASPMASMSFGQADDSALPPDTTAYQANQMMVDAFGPGSVGPLLVVVQMNRAAEPPKNAKLSSGSGDPRAQDPRLTRLAADLAKTPGIENVSPPYVSPDGGVAGIKVTPTTGPADPATQALVEALRAKVLPQDTKGEDMNAHVGGLTALQMDLTGQIGERLPYFIIGVATLSALLLMVAYRSLVIPIKAAAMNLISISAAYGVVVAVFQWGWGAHLIGIEELVPIESYVPMMMFAVLFGLSMDYEVFLLTSFQEHWSRTGNMVASVRRGLTDTGQVVTSAASIMVVVFASFILVPNAIVKMFGIGLSTAVLVDATIVRCILVPALMVLAAKWTWWLPRWLNRIVPALHVEGDPSELESIHRPHDEPPPETTDVKARPSTPLLPILIGVFVAWFVGSRMRQPADSAPFQDVAIAVAALGGGLAVWLPRSLAGSGRLPGVRILVMLCGAVCVGIGYGILGIVIAPVAQVPGRMAAWALLGTALLATLPKLRSYGLPLMVGGIIMTVTFASSAAESSGSAGDLVLSAMVPAALAGTVALLVRRIMDSAKDSRDYPAERKSRHREHPTSVSS; the protein is encoded by the coding sequence GTGACACGTCGGCTGTACTTCATAGGCCGCTGGAGCGCCCAGCACGCCAAACTCGTGCTGGCCATGTGGATCATCGCCCTCGTGGCCCTAAGCGGCGCGAACATGGCAGTCCCCCAGTCTGGTCGGCAGGAATTCTCCCTAGAGGGAACCGATAGCGCGACCGCGTTGACGCTGATGAGCAGGGCTTTCCCTGGAGTCGCCTCGGACGCCAGCCCAGTGGCGATCTCGGCGGATATGAGCCTGGCCAGCGGCGACGGCAAACAGATACTCGATAACGTGTCCAAGTCCGTCACGCGGATCCACGGCGTAGTCAGCGTGACCGGACCAGCGGAACAACCGAGCCTTCTATCTGACGACAAGAAGACCGCGATACTCAACGTGACGGTCAATGATCGCTATATCGGCCAGCCGGACAAGGCCCGGGAGATTCTGGATACGGCGACCAAGGAAGCGCAGGCGATATCGCCGACAGCCAAAGTTGCCATGGGAGGAATTCTCGGCGAAGCGATCTCGAGCACCGACACCAAGAAGAGCGAGATACTGGGCCTCATCGCGGCTGTCATCGTCCTGTTAATAGCACTGAGACGCCCCGAGGCGGCGTTCATTCCCATCGTCAACGCGATCTTCGCCGTGGGGTGCGGACTGGCGATAGTGAGCCTTCTCGGCCGCATTGTCCTCATTCCCAACGTCGCGGCAACACTGGGAACGATGATCGGGCTCGGCGTTGGGATTGACTACGCGCTGTTCCTGGTGACCCGTCACAGGGTCATGTTGCTCAAGGGCTTCGAAGTGGCCGACTCAGCCGGTCGCACAGCGGGCACGGCCGGGGCGGGCATGGTGTTCGCCGGCAGCACCCTGATCCTGGCGGTGTGCGGTCTGTCGCTGACAGGAATCTCATTCCTGGCCTGGCTCGGCTACTCGGCCGCGATCGTGGTTGCCGTGGCAGTCGCGGCGTCCCTCACCCTGGTCCCAGCCATCTTCGGGCTGCTTGGCAAGAGAGTCCTCCGCAAGAAGCAGATTCACGCCATCCACGAGGGCGACACGCACTTGGACGAAGGATCCTGGGCTCGGATAGCGGACTCGGTGACGAGTCGGCCATGGCGCTACGCGGTGACCGCTACTGTCGTCCTGCTCATCCTGGCCAGTCCGATGGCATCGATGTCGTTCGGTCAGGCTGATGACTCAGCCCTGCCTCCCGATACGACCGCCTATCAGGCCAACCAGATGATGGTCGACGCGTTCGGCCCAGGTTCGGTTGGGCCACTGCTCGTAGTCGTGCAGATGAACCGAGCGGCTGAGCCGCCCAAGAACGCGAAGCTATCGTCCGGCTCCGGGGATCCCCGGGCACAGGACCCCCGGCTGACCAGGCTGGCGGCCGACCTTGCCAAGACACCCGGCATCGAGAACGTCAGTCCGCCCTATGTCAGCCCAGACGGAGGAGTCGCGGGCATCAAGGTAACCCCAACTACAGGGCCAGCCGATCCCGCGACGCAAGCTCTAGTTGAAGCTCTGCGCGCGAAAGTCCTACCCCAGGATACGAAGGGGGAGGACATGAACGCGCACGTCGGCGGGCTCACGGCTCTGCAGATGGACTTGACCGGCCAGATCGGTGAACGACTGCCGTACTTCATCATCGGGGTGGCTACGCTCTCGGCCCTGCTGCTGATGGTCGCGTACCGCTCCTTGGTCATCCCCATCAAGGCTGCCGCGATGAACCTGATCTCAATCTCCGCCGCATACGGCGTTGTCGTCGCGGTCTTCCAATGGGGCTGGGGCGCTCACTTGATAGGCATAGAAGAACTGGTTCCCATCGAATCGTATGTACCGATGATGATGTTCGCCGTCCTCTTCGGCCTGTCCATGGACTACGAGGTGTTCCTGCTGACGTCGTTCCAGGAGCACTGGTCCCGCACCGGGAACATGGTCGCCTCGGTGCGGCGCGGGCTGACCGACACCGGGCAAGTCGTGACGTCGGCGGCCTCCATCATGGTCGTGGTCTTCGCGTCGTTCATCCTCGTGCCAAACGCGATAGTGAAAATGTTCGGCATCGGGTTGAGCACGGCTGTTCTCGTCGACGCCACGATCGTGCGGTGCATCTTGGTCCCGGCTCTCATGGTGCTGGCAGCCAAGTGGACCTGGTGGCTCCCGAGGTGGCTGAACCGGATCGTTCCCGCCCTGCACGTCGAGGGTGACCCGTCTGAGCTTGAGTCGATCCACCGACCCCATGACGAGCCGCCGCCGGAAACCACGGATGTCAAGGCGCGACCCTCGACGCCCCTTCTGCCAATCCTGATAGGCGTATTCGTCGCGTGGTTCGTCGGAAGCCGGATGAGGCAACCCGCCGACTCCGCGCCGTTCCAGGATGTCGCCATAGCGGTCGCGGCTCTCGGCGGAGGCCTCGCGGTCTGGCTGCCTCGCAGCCTCGCCGGGTCGGGGCGCCTGCCGGGCGTGAGGATACTGGTGATGCTTTGCGGGGCGGTCTGCGTCGGTATCGGCTACGGAATACTCGGCATCGTGATCGCGCCTGTCGCCCAGGTCCCAGGACGTATGGCCGCTTGGGCGCTGCTTGGGACCGCCCTCCTTGCGACACTGCCCAAACTGCGGAGCTACGGCCTTCCCTTGATGGTCGGCGGCATCATCATGACTGTGACGTTCGCTTCGTCCGCGGCCGAGTCCTCGGGCAGCGCCGGAGATCTCGTGCTCAGCGCAATGGTCCCGGCGGCGCTGGCTGGCACCGTCGCGCTCCTGGTGCGCAGGATCATGGACTCGGCGAAGGATTCGCGTGACTATCCGGCCGAGCGCAAGTCCCGCCACCGCGAACACCCGACGAGCGTCTCATCATGA
- a CDS encoding type II toxin-antitoxin system death-on-curing family toxin has protein sequence MSEPEWVHPSVVTAIHADQLARYGGTPGVRDAGALESALLRPRNAWMYEGVNDVPALAARYLVALARGHAFIDGNKRTAFVTALLFCECNGVIVQGDEAGAVDFAVRAATGDAAVAEIATWLRDHGRPH, from the coding sequence GTGAGCGAACCCGAGTGGGTTCACCCGTCGGTTGTCACCGCGATCCACGCTGACCAGTTGGCCCGGTATGGCGGGACACCTGGAGTACGCGACGCGGGCGCGCTGGAATCCGCGCTACTCCGACCCCGCAACGCTTGGATGTACGAAGGTGTCAACGACGTTCCGGCGCTGGCCGCGAGGTACCTGGTGGCTCTGGCTAGGGGTCACGCATTCATCGACGGAAACAAGCGCACGGCATTCGTTACCGCGTTACTCTTCTGCGAATGCAACGGCGTAATCGTTCAAGGTGACGAAGCTGGAGCCGTCGACTTCGCGGTGAGGGCCGCCACTGGCGACGCTGCCGTTGCTGAGATCGCGACGTGGCTGCGCGACCATGGGCGGCCACACTGA
- the ilvN gene encoding acetolactate synthase small subunit — MSRHTVSVLVEDVPGVLARIASLFARRGFNIESLAVGPTERPGTSRMTIVVNVSGQRLEQVTKQLNKLVNVIKIVELDSDHSVQRELILVKVRADLEVRSHVLDVAALFRAKVVDVAPDAVTIEATGTRGKLEALLRVLEPFGIKELVQSGAVAVSRGGKSITDRSSRKA; from the coding sequence ATGTCACGGCACACTGTCTCGGTCCTGGTTGAGGACGTGCCGGGCGTCCTGGCTCGGATCGCGAGCCTGTTCGCAAGGCGCGGGTTCAACATCGAGTCGCTGGCGGTCGGACCGACCGAACGGCCCGGCACATCGCGGATGACGATCGTGGTCAATGTCTCCGGGCAACGACTGGAGCAGGTCACAAAGCAGCTCAACAAGCTCGTCAACGTCATCAAGATCGTGGAACTCGACTCCGATCACAGCGTCCAGCGCGAGCTGATCCTGGTCAAGGTCCGTGCCGATCTGGAGGTTCGCAGCCACGTCCTGGACGTCGCGGCCCTGTTCCGCGCGAAGGTCGTTGATGTCGCGCCGGACGCCGTGACGATCGAAGCGACCGGTACCCGGGGGAAGCTGGAGGCACTGTTGCGGGTCCTGGAGCCGTTCGGGATCAAGGAGCTTGTCCAGTCGGGGGCAGTGGCTGTGAGCCGGGGCGGCAAGTCGATCACTGACAGGTCTTCGCGCAAGGCCTGA
- a CDS encoding cupin domain-containing protein — protein sequence MADAESLIRDLGLQQHPEGGWFAEIHRSQHQVTRSDAAVRVAGTLIYYLLRAGEHSTWHRVASEEIWNHVAGDPLSLYTHPGELVETVLGTPPDLPAAGVVDAGVWQAARSRGTFTLVTCAVCPGFDFADFELLSPESTDRATLAQLPGLGFLA from the coding sequence GTGGCCGATGCAGAGAGCTTGATCAGAGATCTGGGCCTACAACAGCACCCCGAGGGTGGTTGGTTCGCAGAGATCCACCGTAGCCAACACCAGGTGACCCGCTCCGATGCTGCCGTGCGAGTAGCCGGAACGTTGATCTACTACCTGTTACGCGCTGGCGAACACAGCACCTGGCACCGGGTGGCGTCCGAGGAGATTTGGAACCACGTGGCGGGTGATCCCCTAAGCCTGTATACCCACCCCGGCGAACTCGTGGAGACCGTGCTGGGTACACCGCCGGATCTGCCAGCCGCCGGAGTCGTCGACGCGGGTGTCTGGCAGGCGGCCCGCAGCAGGGGGACCTTCACCCTCGTGACGTGCGCTGTGTGTCCCGGCTTCGACTTCGCGGACTTCGAATTGCTCTCCCCTGAATCGACCGACCGCGCGACATTGGCGCAACTGCCAGGCCTCGGCTTCCTCGCGTGA
- the serA gene encoding phosphoglycerate dehydrogenase, with the protein MTKPIVLIAEELSPATVEALGPEFEVRYCDGSDRGQLLPAIADVDAILVRSATKVDAEALAAARNLKVIARAGVGLDNVDVKAATQAGVMVVNAPTSNVVSAAELAVALILACARNIVPANEALARGEWKRSKFSGVEMADKVVGIVGFGRIGTLVAQRISSFGVRIIAYDPFVQPARAAQLGVKIVELDELLAESDFITVHLPKTSETLGLIGDDALRKVKPTVRIINAARGGIVDEAALYEAIVEGRVAGAGVDVYSKEPCTDSPLFALENVVATPHLGASTDEAQEKAGLSVARSVRLALEGELVPDAVNVQGGVLAECVKPLLPLAEQLGSIACALSAGAIERVDVEVLGEVATEDVRVLELAALKGILGQLVDDPVSYVNAPVMAKERGIHVCLITDAESPDHRLEVRVRTTLADGNSSLVGGTVVGPHNELKLVEVDGVDLDVAISEHMFFLGHEDRPGVVGQLGHILGDEAINIAGMQVGRTGAGGQALTVLTVDSAIPSGIADEITREIGADFGRAVDLD; encoded by the coding sequence GTGACGAAACCGATCGTGTTGATCGCGGAAGAACTATCGCCCGCGACGGTCGAGGCCTTGGGCCCCGAGTTCGAAGTGAGGTACTGCGACGGGTCTGACCGGGGGCAGTTGCTGCCGGCGATCGCTGACGTTGACGCCATCCTCGTCCGGTCCGCCACGAAGGTCGATGCCGAAGCCCTAGCGGCCGCCCGCAACTTGAAGGTGATCGCCCGTGCCGGTGTCGGTCTGGACAACGTCGACGTCAAGGCAGCCACACAGGCCGGTGTCATGGTTGTCAACGCGCCCACGTCCAACGTCGTGAGCGCGGCTGAACTTGCAGTAGCACTGATTCTGGCCTGCGCCCGCAACATCGTTCCCGCCAACGAGGCGCTCGCCCGAGGCGAGTGGAAACGGTCGAAGTTCAGCGGCGTGGAAATGGCGGACAAGGTCGTAGGGATAGTCGGGTTCGGACGGATCGGGACTCTGGTCGCTCAGCGGATCAGTTCGTTCGGAGTGCGGATCATCGCCTATGACCCGTTCGTGCAGCCAGCTCGCGCCGCCCAGCTCGGCGTGAAGATCGTCGAACTGGATGAGCTGCTGGCCGAGTCGGACTTCATCACCGTCCATCTGCCAAAGACCTCCGAGACGCTCGGACTCATCGGCGATGACGCGTTGCGCAAGGTGAAGCCCACCGTCCGCATCATCAACGCCGCGCGGGGCGGCATCGTGGATGAGGCGGCACTTTACGAGGCGATCGTTGAAGGACGTGTGGCTGGCGCTGGCGTTGACGTTTACTCCAAAGAGCCCTGCACGGACTCGCCGTTGTTCGCTCTGGAGAACGTCGTGGCCACTCCCCACTTGGGAGCTAGCACGGATGAGGCCCAGGAGAAGGCTGGTCTGTCGGTAGCCAGATCGGTACGGCTAGCGCTGGAGGGAGAGCTCGTCCCCGACGCCGTGAACGTCCAGGGCGGAGTCCTGGCGGAATGTGTCAAGCCGCTGCTTCCCTTGGCCGAGCAACTCGGGTCCATCGCATGCGCGCTGTCCGCCGGGGCGATCGAGCGGGTGGACGTAGAAGTCTTGGGTGAAGTTGCCACTGAGGACGTGCGCGTCCTTGAGCTGGCGGCTCTGAAGGGGATTCTGGGACAACTGGTTGACGATCCGGTTTCATACGTCAACGCCCCGGTGATGGCGAAGGAACGTGGCATCCACGTCTGCCTGATCACTGACGCTGAGAGCCCCGACCATCGCTTGGAGGTCCGCGTCAGGACCACACTGGCCGACGGGAATTCGTCGCTGGTTGGTGGCACAGTCGTCGGACCCCACAACGAGCTGAAACTCGTTGAAGTTGACGGAGTCGACCTGGACGTAGCTATCAGCGAGCACATGTTCTTTCTCGGGCACGAAGACCGGCCCGGTGTCGTCGGGCAGTTGGGCCACATTCTCGGCGACGAGGCCATCAACATCGCTGGGATGCAGGTCGGCAGAACAGGCGCCGGTGGGCAGGCCTTGACCGTTCTGACCGTTGATTCGGCTATACCGTCGGGAATTGCCGACGAGATCACTCGCGAGATCGGTGCCGACTTCGGACGGGCGGTAGATCTGGACTGA
- a CDS encoding 5'-methylthioadenosine/adenosylhomocysteine nucleosidase, which translates to MRPIALMAAMQEEIDALLSSMTGVRSERIGERQFYAGELWGSPVVAVWSRWGKVASATTATQLLSRYDPAELVFIGLAGAVDPDRGIGDVIVADELVQHDMDARPLFPRHELPFLGVTRIPTDPVLTEELQRSAEHYLRHQLLTELPEEVRHRLGVANPVVTRGLMLSGDQFVADGKLREDLRRRLPDAICVEMEGAAVAQVAYEHGARFGIARIISDTADSHAAVDFQSFLTHIADPYSLGIIRGFLTAKARQL; encoded by the coding sequence ATGCGCCCAATCGCCCTGATGGCCGCCATGCAGGAAGAGATCGACGCGTTGCTCAGCTCGATGACCGGCGTGCGGTCCGAGAGGATCGGCGAGCGGCAGTTCTACGCGGGAGAGTTGTGGGGCAGTCCGGTGGTAGCGGTGTGGTCCCGATGGGGCAAGGTCGCCTCAGCCACTACGGCCACTCAGTTGCTGTCCCGTTACGACCCCGCCGAGCTCGTGTTCATAGGACTCGCCGGTGCAGTCGACCCGGACCGTGGGATCGGCGACGTGATCGTGGCCGACGAACTCGTTCAACACGACATGGATGCCCGACCACTATTCCCTCGCCATGAACTTCCGTTCCTGGGAGTCACCCGGATCCCAACAGATCCTGTGCTGACGGAGGAGCTGCAACGAAGCGCCGAACATTACCTGCGCCACCAACTATTGACCGAACTTCCCGAGGAAGTCCGACACCGCCTCGGGGTGGCCAACCCGGTGGTCACCCGGGGACTCATGCTCAGCGGCGACCAGTTCGTCGCCGACGGAAAGCTCAGGGAGGATCTGCGCCGACGGCTCCCCGACGCCATCTGTGTGGAGATGGAGGGAGCGGCCGTGGCGCAGGTGGCCTACGAACACGGCGCACGTTTCGGCATCGCCCGCATCATCTCCGACACGGCAGATTCGCACGCGGCGGTCGATTTCCAATCGTTTCTTACCCACATCGCCGATCCGTACAGCCTGGGGATCATTCGCGGTTTCCTGACCGCGAAAGCCCGGCAGTTGTAG